TGACATCGGCCCAAAACAGTTCGTCGGTGAGCGGGGTCATAAGCCCCCCCGCCCCTTCCACGACCACCATGTTGCGCTGTCCGGAAAGGGCGCGGAACGCGTTGACGATCCTGGCCGGTTCGATGCGGCGGTTTTCGGCCAGCGCCGCGTGATAGGGGGAAAGCGGCAGCGAAAAGGCGTAGGGCATGGCGAGGTCGTCCTTGTCGCTCGTGCCGGCCATGATGCGCATGAAGTCGAGGTCGGGCGAAACGGCTTTCTCCCCCCGCACCGGAGCGCCGGTCTGAACCGGCTTCATCACCGCCACGTCGTACCACTCTTCCGCCAGCAGGTGCGCCAGCGCGCCGGCCACCACGGTCTTGCCGACGCCGGTGCCGGTGCCGGTGATGAACAGCCCCTTATGCTTCATGCGCGCTCCCCTTCAAAATAGGCTATTTCCCACGTTGCCGTGATACCGCCGCCGGCCGCCGGATAATAGCGGCGTGTTTTTGCCAGGATGTCGCGGCGCGGCGCGTTTTCGGGCCGGCCGGCCGCGGCGGCGCCGGTTCCCTTGAGCGCGGCGAAAAGTTCGTCCACGCCGGCGTACCGCCGCACGGCGGTTTCGCTGTTCCAGCGTATACGGCGGAAGCCCTCGCATTCCATAAGCTGTGCCAGCCGGGCGGGAGCGGCAAGCGGCAAAAAATTCGCCGGGCGGCCGGTACACTCCATGCAAGCGGCGGCATATGCTTCGCGCAATTCCGCCAGCGTCCCCTCCGCCAGCGTGGCGAAAAAAAGCCGCCCGCCGGGGCGCAGCACGCGGGCGGTGGCGCCGAAAAATCCGGGTTCGGCGGCGGCCCACTGGAATGCGAGCGATGAAACCGCCGCGTCGAACGTTCCATCGCGGAACGGCAGACGTGCCGCGTCGGCCACCGCCACCGCCCGTATCCCCGCATTGCGCGTTTCGCGCGCCATCGGCAAGGCGATGTCGATGGCACAGACACGGGCGGCGGACCAGCGGTTCAACGCATCGAGCGACGTGAAGCCGGTGCCGCAGCCTATGTCGAGAACGCGGCACGGCGCCTCCGGCATTTGGGCAAATTCGGCCACCAAGCGGCGCGATACCTCTTTTTGCAGCGCGGCGTGGCGCGCATAGGTCCGCGCGCCGCGGGCAAAGGATTTTTTTATGCGTGCCGGAATCATTCCAAAAATGTCTCCAACACGCGGTTAAAAAGTTCCGGGCGGGTAAGAAACGGCGCGTGGCCGCAACCCGGAATAAGAACGATATTCGCGCGTGGCGCCAGAAACCCCGACCATACCCCCGTTACCTCCACCGGAATGATTCTATCATCCCGCCCGTGGACTATCAAAGACGGAACGGCGATCCGCCGCAGTTCTTCGCGGATGTCGGACACGTGCAAATCATCCAGCAAGGCGAGCGCCGATGCGCGATCCGGCGCGTGGACGAAAAAAAGCTCCTTGATAACCGCTTCCTCCTCCGGCGAAATGGCTTCCCCGCCGGCAAAGAACGTGAGAATGAAGCCGCGCAAAACGTTTTCGAAATCGGCGCGCATCTGACGGGCGAACCATTTCGATTTGGCGGCGGGAACACCCCACCGGTCATCTTTCGACGGCGCGGTAAAACAGGGGGTGCCGGAAACAAGCGCCAGCTTCGCCACCCGCGCGGGGTTCAACAGGGCCGCATGGCACGCAACCTGAGCGCCAAGCGACCAGCCGATGAGCACCGCCCCTTCCAGCTTTTCTTCGTCGAGAAAGCGGGCCAGCTCTTCCCCGCAGCGGCGGATGGTGATCGGGCCTTCCAGCGGCGCGCTCAACCCGTGACCGGGAAGATCCACGGCGAAAACGCGGTGGGTGCCGCCAAAATGATCGAACTGCTTTTGCCAGACCGCGCCGCTCATCGCCCAGCCGTGGACGAAAACAAGCGGAGTCCCCTGTTCACCGCCGCGCCGGACGTTCATCCCGGATTACTCACAGCGTAGCGGTTCATTTGTTTATTTTGTACTGGCGCTCCGTTTCCCGGTCGAGCGCTTTATTCTTCAGCGTTTCGCGCTTGTCGTGCATCTTTTTTCCGCGGCCGAGGCCGAGCTCCACCTTCGCATAGTGCTGCTTGAAATAAATTTTCAGCGGCAGGAGCGTAAGCCCTTTCTCCTGCGTCTTTTCGATGAGCTTCACCATCTGCGCCCTGTGCAGCAACAGTTTGCGGGGGCGGGTCGGTTCGTGATTTTGCACATTGCCGTGGGAATATTCGCTGATGTGCAGCTTTTCCAGATAGAGCTCGCCGCGCCGCTCGCTGGCGTAGGCGTCCGCCATCTGAACGTTCCCCTCGCGCAACGCCTTCACCTCGGTTCCTTGCAGGACGAGG
The genomic region above belongs to Nitrospinota bacterium and contains:
- a CDS encoding methyltransferase domain-containing protein codes for the protein MIPARIKKSFARGARTYARHAALQKEVSRRLVAEFAQMPEAPCRVLDIGCGTGFTSLDALNRWSAARVCAIDIALPMARETRNAGIRAVAVADAARLPFRDGTFDAAVSSLAFQWAAAEPGFFGATARVLRPGGRLFFATLAEGTLAELREAYAAACMECTGRPANFLPLAAPARLAQLMECEGFRRIRWNSETAVRRYAGVDELFAALKGTGAAAAGRPENAPRRDILAKTRRYYPAAGGGITATWEIAYFEGERA
- a CDS encoding alpha/beta fold hydrolase, yielding MNVRRGGEQGTPLVFVHGWAMSGAVWQKQFDHFGGTHRVFAVDLPGHGLSAPLEGPITIRRCGEELARFLDEEKLEGAVLIGWSLGAQVACHAALLNPARVAKLALVSGTPCFTAPSKDDRWGVPAAKSKWFARQMRADFENVLRGFILTFFAGGEAISPEEEAVIKELFFVHAPDRASALALLDDLHVSDIREELRRIAVPSLIVHGRDDRIIPVEVTGVWSGFLAPRANIVLIPGCGHAPFLTRPELFNRVLETFLE
- the smpB gene encoding SsrA-binding protein SmpB translates to MKQKDTGGIKIVATNRKAYHNYEIMETVEAGLVLQGTEVKALREGNVQMADAYASERRGELYLEKLHISEYSHGNVQNHEPTRPRKLLLHRAQMVKLIEKTQEKGLTLLPLKIYFKQHYAKVELGLGRGKKMHDKRETLKNKALDRETERQYKINK